Proteins co-encoded in one Streptomyces sp. JH34 genomic window:
- a CDS encoding helix-turn-helix domain-containing protein, with product MPRHDPEQSAAHDAHLHAATLKRLEQSSGRLAANAIARMDETLPWYRAMPPENRSWIGLVAQAGIAAFTEWFRHPETPQAISTDVFGTAPRELTRAITLRQTVEMVRTTIEVMEAAIDEVAAPGDESVLREALLVYAREIAFATAQVYAQAAEARGAWDARLESLVVNAVLSGEADEGAVSRAAALGWNSPEHVCVILGTAPDGDSELTVEAIRRAARHAKLQVLTGVLGHRLVVIAGGSDNPLNVAKSLIGPYAAGPVVAGPVVPDLLAATRSAQAAAAGLKACSAWQDAPRPVLSDDLLPERAMAGDPAARDQLVEEIYRPLEEAGSALLETLSVYLEQASSLEGAARMLFVHPNTVRYRLRRVTDVTGWSPSDVRSAFTLRIALILGRLADGDSQS from the coding sequence GTGCCCCGACACGATCCTGAGCAGTCCGCCGCGCATGACGCCCATCTCCACGCCGCGACCCTGAAGCGGCTGGAGCAGTCCTCCGGCCGGCTGGCCGCGAACGCCATCGCCCGCATGGACGAGACACTGCCGTGGTACCGGGCGATGCCACCGGAGAACCGGTCCTGGATCGGCCTGGTCGCCCAGGCCGGTATCGCCGCGTTCACCGAGTGGTTCCGGCACCCGGAGACACCGCAGGCCATCTCCACCGACGTGTTCGGCACCGCCCCGCGCGAACTGACCAGGGCGATCACCCTGCGGCAGACCGTGGAGATGGTGCGTACGACGATCGAGGTCATGGAGGCCGCGATCGACGAGGTCGCGGCGCCCGGCGACGAGTCGGTGCTGCGTGAGGCGCTGCTCGTCTACGCGCGCGAGATCGCCTTCGCGACCGCGCAGGTCTACGCGCAGGCCGCCGAGGCGCGTGGCGCGTGGGACGCCCGGCTGGAGTCGCTCGTGGTGAACGCGGTGCTGTCCGGCGAGGCGGACGAGGGCGCCGTGTCCCGGGCGGCCGCCCTCGGCTGGAACTCACCCGAGCACGTGTGCGTCATCCTCGGCACCGCGCCCGACGGTGACAGCGAACTCACCGTGGAGGCGATCCGACGGGCGGCCAGGCACGCCAAGCTCCAGGTCCTGACCGGAGTGCTCGGACACCGCCTGGTCGTGATCGCCGGAGGCAGCGACAACCCCTTGAACGTGGCGAAATCGCTGATCGGGCCCTATGCGGCCGGTCCCGTCGTCGCCGGTCCCGTGGTGCCCGACCTGCTCGCGGCCACCCGGTCCGCGCAAGCCGCGGCCGCCGGTCTCAAGGCATGTTCGGCGTGGCAGGACGCTCCGAGGCCCGTCCTGTCGGACGATCTCCTTCCGGAGCGTGCGATGGCGGGAGACCCCGCCGCGCGCGATCAACTGGTGGAGGAGATCTACAGACCGCTCGAAGAAGCGGGTTCGGCACTTCTGGAGACGCTGAGTGTGTATCTGGAGCAGGCGAGCAGTCTCGAGGGCGCGGCGCGCATGCTGTTCGTACACCCCAATACCGTGCGCTACCGGCTGCGACGTGTGACCGACGTCACCGGCTGGTCACCCTCCGACGTCCGTTCCGCGTTCACGCTGCGGATCGCCCTCATCCTGGGGCGCTTGGCCGACGGAGACAGTCAGTCCTAG
- a CDS encoding pirin family protein — MIDVRRSGDRFRGGDPATGDSAGIETLHAFSFGRFYDPDNLRFGPILACNEERLAPGAGFDEHPHSHTEIVTWVVEGELTHRDSASHATVVRAGDVQHLSSAAGVRHVERNDGEHPLTFVQMWLAPLEPGGEPSYTHVVGMADSTPYALPEAGAVLHVRRPAEGERTAVPDAAGVYVHVVRGRVRLASEELEPGDAARITEAEGLELEALERAEVLLWELASV; from the coding sequence GTGATCGACGTACGCCGCTCCGGGGACCGCTTCCGCGGCGGGGACCCGGCCACGGGTGACTCCGCGGGCATCGAGACGCTGCACGCCTTCTCCTTCGGGCGGTTCTACGACCCGGACAACCTGCGCTTCGGGCCGATCCTCGCCTGCAACGAGGAGCGTCTCGCCCCGGGCGCCGGCTTCGACGAGCATCCGCACAGCCACACCGAGATCGTCACCTGGGTGGTGGAGGGCGAACTCACCCACCGCGACTCGGCCTCGCACGCCACGGTCGTCCGGGCCGGGGACGTCCAGCACCTCAGTTCGGCCGCAGGGGTACGGCATGTCGAACGCAACGACGGGGAACACCCGCTGACGTTCGTTCAGATGTGGCTGGCGCCCCTGGAACCCGGCGGGGAGCCCTCCTACACCCACGTCGTCGGGATGGCCGACTCCACCCCGTACGCCCTGCCCGAGGCGGGCGCCGTGCTCCATGTGCGGCGGCCGGCGGAGGGCGAGCGGACCGCCGTGCCCGATGCCGCGGGCGTCTACGTCCACGTCGTGCGGGGCCGTGTGCGGCTCGCGAGCGAGGAGCTGGAGCCGGGCGACGCCGCCCGGATCACGGAGGCGGAGGGGCTGGAGCTGGAGGCACTGGAGCGGGCCGAGGTGCTGCTCTGGGAGCTCGCCTCGGTGTGA
- a CDS encoding DUF4232 domain-containing protein, whose protein sequence is MRATKLTLTALILTAGLSLTACQGDGDSAASATNDSGASSSSAGASDSNSESTDSSASGDEKSTGSGNGSTTTASAQGSGNGQINTGPCKTANLEFGTAHGMGEGDLLVSLKNTGDACTLKGFPGVDLRSQDASGPLSAERSDIDAPLVNLGNGETTRFTLHYPSAEGTGAYVSAIEVTPPDETHSKALSVSLRLQISDGADQKVVVDPVGTGKQ, encoded by the coding sequence ATGCGCGCCACGAAGCTCACACTGACCGCACTGATCCTCACCGCCGGTCTCTCGCTCACCGCGTGCCAGGGGGACGGCGACTCCGCCGCCAGCGCGACCAACGACTCCGGAGCCTCCTCCTCCTCGGCCGGGGCCTCCGACAGCAACAGCGAAAGCACCGACAGCAGCGCCTCCGGCGACGAGAAGAGCACGGGATCCGGAAACGGGTCGACCACCACGGCGTCCGCCCAGGGCAGCGGCAACGGGCAGATCAACACCGGCCCCTGCAAGACGGCGAACCTCGAGTTCGGCACCGCTCACGGCATGGGCGAGGGCGACCTCCTCGTCAGCCTCAAGAACACCGGCGACGCCTGCACCCTCAAGGGCTTCCCCGGGGTCGACCTGCGGTCACAGGACGCCTCCGGGCCCCTCAGCGCCGAGCGCAGCGACATCGACGCCCCGCTGGTCAACCTGGGTAACGGCGAGACCACGCGCTTCACCCTGCACTACCCGTCGGCCGAGGGCACGGGTGCCTACGTCAGCGCCATCGAGGTCACCCCGCCCGACGAGACCCACTCCAAGGCCCTGTCGGTCTCGCTCCGCCTCCAGATCTCCGACGGCGCCGACCAGAAGGTCGTGGTGGACCCGGTCGGCACCGGCAAGCAGTGA
- a CDS encoding helix-turn-helix domain-containing protein, which translates to MELYEHTCMIRGDGGKAIRAILDRICDKWTMLTVATLEQGRMRFSHLQQHIPGISQRMLTLTLRNLERDGLVSRTAYAEVPPRVEYALTPQGESLIPPALALARWAIEHNGEIQASRDEYDARSK; encoded by the coding sequence GTGGAGCTGTACGAACACACCTGCATGATCCGGGGGGACGGCGGCAAGGCGATCCGGGCGATCCTGGACCGGATCTGCGACAAGTGGACGATGCTGACCGTGGCGACGCTGGAGCAGGGGCGCATGCGCTTCTCCCACCTGCAGCAGCACATCCCCGGCATCTCGCAACGGATGCTCACGCTGACCCTGCGCAACCTCGAACGGGACGGGCTGGTCTCCCGCACCGCCTACGCGGAGGTCCCGCCCCGAGTCGAGTACGCGCTCACGCCCCAGGGGGAGAGCCTCATCCCGCCCGCCCTGGCGCTCGCCCGCTGGGCCATCGAGCACAACGGGGAGATCCAGGCCAGCAGGGATGAGTACGACGCCCGGAGCAAGTGA
- a CDS encoding DoxX family protein, giving the protein MQLAYWIVAGLLALFYVYSGGVKVLRSQDQLRPMMGWVDRTPMPLVRAIGAVEVLGALGLVLPPLTGIAVVLAVAAAIGLVLVQIGGLALHLSRGEVRVIGLNVVLLVWAAVTAWLATVWL; this is encoded by the coding sequence GTGCAGCTGGCGTACTGGATCGTCGCCGGGCTCCTGGCCCTGTTCTACGTCTACTCGGGAGGCGTGAAGGTCCTGCGGAGCCAGGACCAGCTCCGGCCCATGATGGGCTGGGTCGACCGGACGCCCATGCCGCTGGTCAGGGCGATCGGGGCCGTCGAGGTCCTCGGCGCGCTCGGTCTCGTCCTGCCGCCGCTCACCGGCATCGCGGTCGTGCTCGCCGTCGCCGCCGCGATCGGTCTGGTGCTGGTGCAGATCGGCGGCCTGGCCCTGCACCTGTCCCGCGGCGAGGTGCGGGTGATCGGACTCAACGTCGTCCTTCTGGTGTGGGCCGCAGTGACCGCCTGGCTGGCCACCGTCTGGCTCTGA
- a CDS encoding VOC family protein: MLQGLTTVRFHASDLAAAKHWYTELLGVEPYFERPGYAEFRIGDYRHELGLVDSAFVQNLGKHGGAGAGPSGAVVYWHVDDVHAAVERALGLGAEINETAREFGAGFLEASVLDPFGNVLGLMQNQHYLEVLATRTGEGVPHGTQG, from the coding sequence ATGCTGCAAGGTCTCACCACCGTCAGGTTCCACGCCTCGGACCTGGCGGCGGCCAAGCATTGGTACACCGAACTGCTGGGTGTGGAGCCCTACTTCGAGCGCCCGGGTTACGCGGAGTTCCGGATCGGGGACTACCGACACGAACTCGGGCTGGTCGACAGCGCCTTCGTCCAGAACCTGGGGAAGCACGGCGGTGCTGGTGCCGGTCCGTCCGGCGCCGTCGTGTACTGGCATGTCGACGACGTCCATGCGGCGGTGGAGCGGGCGCTGGGCCTCGGGGCCGAGATCAACGAAACAGCAAGGGAGTTCGGCGCGGGGTTTCTCGAGGCTTCGGTCCTGGATCCCTTCGGGAACGTCCTCGGGCTCATGCAGAACCAGCATTACCTGGAGGTCCTCGCCACACGGACGGGCGAGGGCGTTCCGCACGGCACCCAGGGCTGA
- a CDS encoding DUF397 domain-containing protein yields MATGPNLKSAVWRKSSYSGSTGGECVEVADGCAASVPVRDSKDPAGPVLVMSAGAWQAFVDGLR; encoded by the coding sequence ATGGCGACCGGTCCGAACCTGAAGAGCGCGGTGTGGCGTAAGTCCAGCTACAGCGGGAGCACCGGCGGCGAATGCGTCGAGGTAGCCGACGGCTGCGCCGCCTCCGTCCCCGTCCGGGACAGCAAGGACCCGGCCGGCCCCGTTCTCGTCATGAGCGCGGGCGCCTGGCAGGCCTTCGTGGACGGGCTGCGATGA
- a CDS encoding helix-turn-helix transcriptional regulator produces MANVQSLDPSASPLDYYGWELRRQREAHGLRQGQLGEIIFCTGSLIGQIETTKKVPTRDFSERLDAALGTDGVFSRLVGLVLRSQLPTWFQQYADMEAKATYISTYQAQLVYGLLQTEEYARAVLLTGMPDDLEGLLAARLERQRILERQQPPLAWAILDEAVLHRPIGGHEVMRNQLARLLEFTRHRWMRIQVLPFVVGEHTSLDGSFTAMRFEKDPDIIYTEDLISGHMTANPETIREAARRYAHLQAAALSVEDSAALITRVMEERYGDRSEPEERGVA; encoded by the coding sequence GTGGCCAACGTGCAGTCACTCGACCCCAGCGCCTCCCCACTGGACTACTACGGCTGGGAACTGCGCCGCCAGCGGGAGGCCCATGGGCTGCGGCAGGGCCAGCTCGGCGAGATCATCTTCTGTACGGGCTCACTGATCGGCCAGATCGAGACGACGAAGAAGGTGCCGACCCGCGACTTCTCGGAACGCCTGGACGCGGCACTGGGCACGGACGGGGTCTTCTCCCGCCTGGTCGGCCTGGTCCTGCGAAGCCAACTGCCGACCTGGTTCCAGCAGTACGCGGACATGGAGGCGAAGGCGACCTACATCTCCACCTACCAGGCGCAGCTGGTGTACGGGCTGCTGCAGACGGAGGAGTACGCGCGGGCCGTACTGCTCACCGGCATGCCGGACGACCTGGAGGGGCTGCTCGCCGCCCGGCTGGAACGCCAGCGCATCCTGGAGCGGCAGCAACCACCCCTGGCCTGGGCGATCCTGGACGAGGCGGTCCTGCACCGGCCGATCGGCGGCCACGAGGTCATGCGGAACCAACTGGCCCGCCTGTTGGAGTTCACGAGGCACCGGTGGATGCGGATTCAGGTGCTGCCGTTCGTCGTGGGTGAACACACAAGCTTGGATGGTTCGTTCACGGCGATGCGATTCGAGAAGGACCCAGACATCATCTACACGGAGGACCTCATCTCCGGCCACATGACCGCCAACCCCGAGACCATCAGGGAGGCCGCCCGCCGCTACGCTCATTTGCAGGCCGCAGCCCTCTCCGTCGAGGACTCCGCGGCACTGATCACCCGTGTGATGGAGGAGCGTTATGGCGACCGGTCCGAACCTGAAGAGCGCGGTGTGGCGTAA
- a CDS encoding serine hydrolase domain-containing protein translates to MQSLAMIENWPVPTAAAAVVTSDGTLLGTHGPTAHRFPLASVTKPLAAYAALVAYEEGAVELDEPAGPEGSTVRHLLAHTSGLAYDEHRVTAPPGTRRLYSNAGFEVLGDHIAKATEIPFPEYVRQAVLEPLGMTSTAVEGSPAKDGVSTVDDLVRFAAEVQAPRLLDPRTVLEAQTVVHPGLKGVLPGYGHQNPNDWGLGFDIRDSKSPHWTGLSSSPATFGHFGQSGTFLWIDPAAGAACVALTNRAFGPWAVEVWTPFTDAVLAELGASR, encoded by the coding sequence ATGCAGAGCCTGGCGATGATCGAGAACTGGCCCGTCCCCACCGCGGCAGCCGCCGTCGTCACCTCGGACGGCACGCTCCTGGGTACCCATGGTCCCACCGCGCACCGCTTCCCGCTGGCCTCGGTGACCAAGCCGCTCGCCGCCTACGCCGCGCTGGTGGCCTACGAGGAGGGTGCCGTCGAGCTGGACGAACCGGCCGGCCCCGAGGGCTCGACCGTCCGGCACCTCCTCGCGCACACCAGTGGTCTCGCCTACGACGAGCACCGGGTCACCGCACCTCCCGGCACCCGCAGGCTGTACTCCAACGCGGGCTTCGAGGTGCTCGGCGACCACATCGCCAAGGCCACGGAGATCCCGTTCCCCGAGTACGTGCGCCAGGCCGTCCTCGAACCCCTGGGCATGACCTCGACGGCGGTGGAGGGCTCACCCGCCAAGGACGGCGTCTCGACGGTGGACGACCTGGTGCGGTTCGCCGCCGAGGTACAGGCCCCGCGACTCCTCGACCCGCGTACGGTCCTGGAGGCCCAGACCGTCGTTCACCCCGGTCTCAAGGGCGTGCTCCCCGGATACGGTCATCAGAACCCCAACGACTGGGGTCTCGGCTTCGATATCCGCGACTCCAAGTCGCCGCACTGGACCGGGCTTTCGTCCTCCCCCGCCACCTTCGGACACTTCGGCCAGTCCGGCACGTTCCTGTGGATCGACCCGGCGGCGGGCGCGGCCTGCGTCGCGCTGACGAACCGGGCCTTCGGGCCGTGGGCGGTCGAGGTCTGGACGCCGTTCACCGATGCGGTACTGGCGGAGCTCGGCGCCTCCCGCTGA
- a CDS encoding MerR family transcriptional regulator has protein sequence MTVMESTSARTDTCASAPRAHPRPEGQDRYTISEVVAFSGLTAHTLRWYERIGLMPHVDRSHTGQRRFSNRDLDWLAFVGKLRLTGMPVADMVRYAELVREGDHTFTERQELLESTRRDVQARIAELQGTLAVLDFKIDFYGGARTAPERV, from the coding sequence ATGACGGTGATGGAGAGCACTTCCGCACGGACGGACACCTGCGCCTCGGCCCCGAGGGCGCATCCGCGGCCCGAGGGCCAGGACCGCTACACCATCAGCGAGGTCGTGGCCTTCAGCGGGCTCACCGCCCACACGCTGCGCTGGTACGAGCGCATCGGGCTGATGCCGCACGTCGACCGCTCCCACACCGGCCAGCGGCGGTTCAGCAACCGCGACCTGGACTGGCTCGCCTTCGTCGGCAAGCTGAGGCTGACCGGAATGCCGGTCGCCGACATGGTCAGGTACGCCGAACTGGTCCGCGAGGGCGACCACACCTTCACCGAGCGGCAGGAGCTGCTGGAGTCGACCCGGCGCGACGTACAGGCGCGGATCGCGGAGCTCCAGGGAACCCTGGCCGTGCTCGACTTCAAGATCGACTTTTACGGCGGCGCCCGTACGGCGCCGGAAAGGGTCTGA
- a CDS encoding aldo/keto reductase: MSDTGKIATAELGTGGPQVGVQGLGCMGISEFYGDTDEAAARDTLEAALEVGVTLFDTADIYGSGANETFLAPFVGAHRDEITLATKFAIERSDTDPNFRGVRNDPAYIRQAVEASLRRLGTDVIDLYYMHRRDPLVPLAESVGAMADLVREGKVKQLGLSEVTGAELREAHAVHPIAALQSEWSLFSRDVELSAVPAAVELGVTLVPYSPLGRGFLTGAFADAGKELSDGDFRKHQPRFTGENAKANAALLEPVHKIAAAHGATAAQIALAWVQQRAQVHGLTVVPIPGTRKRSRLLENVGATRLTLTEQELRSLEPIAGQVAGDRYPDMSSTATARE; the protein is encoded by the coding sequence ATGAGTGACACCGGAAAGATCGCGACGGCGGAGCTCGGTACCGGCGGCCCGCAGGTCGGCGTGCAGGGACTCGGCTGCATGGGGATCAGCGAGTTCTACGGGGACACCGACGAGGCTGCCGCCCGGGACACCCTGGAGGCGGCGCTGGAAGTGGGCGTGACCCTCTTCGACACCGCCGACATCTACGGGAGCGGGGCCAACGAGACGTTCCTCGCGCCGTTCGTGGGGGCGCACCGCGACGAGATCACGCTGGCGACGAAGTTCGCCATCGAGCGGAGTGACACCGATCCGAACTTCCGCGGGGTGCGCAACGATCCCGCGTACATCCGCCAGGCCGTCGAGGCCAGCCTGCGCCGGCTGGGCACCGATGTCATCGACCTCTACTACATGCACCGCCGCGATCCGCTCGTGCCGCTCGCCGAGTCGGTGGGCGCGATGGCCGACCTGGTGCGGGAGGGCAAGGTCAAGCAGCTCGGGCTCAGCGAGGTGACCGGGGCCGAACTCCGTGAGGCGCACGCCGTGCACCCGATCGCGGCCCTCCAGTCCGAGTGGTCCCTCTTCAGCCGCGACGTCGAGCTCAGCGCCGTTCCGGCCGCCGTCGAGCTCGGGGTGACGCTCGTCCCGTACTCGCCGCTCGGGCGCGGCTTCCTGACCGGGGCGTTCGCGGACGCGGGCAAGGAGCTGAGCGACGGTGACTTCCGTAAGCACCAGCCCCGTTTCACCGGTGAGAACGCGAAGGCCAACGCGGCACTGCTGGAGCCGGTTCACAAGATCGCGGCGGCGCACGGCGCGACGGCCGCGCAGATCGCCCTGGCCTGGGTGCAGCAGCGGGCCCAGGTGCACGGGCTGACCGTGGTGCCGATCCCGGGCACGCGCAAGCGCAGCCGTCTGCTGGAGAACGTCGGGGCGACCCGGCTGACCCTGACCGAGCAGGAACTCCGGTCGCTGGAGCCCATCGCGGGCCAGGTGGCGGGCGACCGCTACCCGGACATGAGCAGCACGGCCACCGCGCGCGAGTAG
- a CDS encoding ABC transporter permease: MTTLTRDPARPTPAARPGNRWVPRLGGPVWLVWRQHRAAFWTLIGLTLLGVIAMVYLRGQLVDYLSTLAPTTRKSGSMPPEFEDRADPLFSLGSYLSYVPVLLGVFLGAPLVAGDLETGTAKLVTSQSVSRLRWLTVKLALPAVLVTLCTGALTAVFTWWWGPVKTLSESLTWTAFFSVTGPVPVAHALLALTVGVAVGMVLRRTLVSMVVTLGIVGAIGFVWSECWRSLGNVLTINTHDGVGPGMSPPELPAQAEQQGQGTYFLTESGDRLPWTTCLEHSENARAHSACMDAQHVVGWSMDYLPASQMHTMQWLGAGIMLAVSAAVVTFVIAWGRKRLL, from the coding sequence ATGACCACGCTGACTCGTGACCCGGCCCGCCCGACGCCCGCCGCGCGCCCCGGGAACAGGTGGGTTCCCCGGCTGGGCGGTCCGGTCTGGCTCGTCTGGCGCCAGCACCGCGCGGCGTTCTGGACCCTCATCGGCCTCACCCTGCTCGGCGTGATCGCCATGGTGTACCTGCGCGGGCAACTGGTGGACTACCTGAGCACCCTCGCCCCGACCACGCGGAAGTCCGGCAGCATGCCGCCCGAGTTCGAGGACCGGGCAGACCCTCTGTTCAGCCTCGGGAGCTACCTGAGCTACGTCCCGGTCCTGCTGGGTGTCTTCCTCGGCGCCCCGCTCGTCGCGGGCGACCTGGAGACCGGGACCGCGAAGCTGGTGACCTCACAGTCCGTCAGCCGGCTGCGCTGGCTGACCGTGAAACTCGCCCTGCCCGCCGTGCTGGTCACGCTGTGCACGGGTGCGCTCACCGCCGTGTTCACCTGGTGGTGGGGCCCGGTGAAGACGCTCTCCGAAAGCCTCACCTGGACGGCCTTCTTCAGCGTCACGGGGCCGGTGCCGGTGGCACACGCCCTGCTCGCCCTCACCGTGGGCGTGGCGGTCGGTATGGTCCTGCGCCGCACGCTGGTCTCGATGGTGGTCACCCTCGGCATCGTGGGGGCGATCGGGTTCGTCTGGAGCGAATGCTGGCGGAGCCTGGGGAACGTCCTGACGATCAACACCCACGACGGCGTCGGGCCCGGCATGTCGCCGCCGGAGCTGCCGGCCCAGGCGGAACAGCAGGGACAGGGCACCTACTTCCTCACGGAGTCCGGGGACCGCCTGCCCTGGACCACCTGCCTCGAACACTCGGAGAACGCCCGGGCGCACAGCGCGTGCATGGACGCCCAGCACGTCGTCGGCTGGTCCATGGACTACCTCCCCGCCTCCCAGATGCACACGATGCAGTGGCTCGGGGCAGGCATCATGCTCGCCGTCAGCGCCGCCGTCGTCACCTTCGTCATCGCCTGGGGCCGCAAGCGCCTGCTGTGA